Proteins encoded together in one Lathyrus oleraceus cultivar Zhongwan6 chromosome 5, CAAS_Psat_ZW6_1.0, whole genome shotgun sequence window:
- the LOC127086423 gene encoding uncharacterized protein LOC127086423 isoform X3, translated as MDSETEFPVPNRMESELIKEYFETESRFIAVRSYYQIYQNVLIRKDAVSIIARVSRRIDSDTYIPYLAMNYFDRLCSRNTNIMKDKDVEGRSAEERFRLIAMGCLTISAKMRTKNFSVDQLLSAMKSRKGNITHQMVKKVENLILDELNWKMLPVTAFCFLNHYYPYFKEFGGFRRRCINEIIVQAQGEHTFIRYTPSQIALSAFMAASKIAYPSKYDKIQNPSNFHKIDNEELVKKCSDQMVDLCDRWNIHIEPAESGIGSPCNKVILLGPPEETKEVGTSKVKEIQQRNSMAVVGDSSKSNAAVVNSCEEEEKQNGTAIINGFGTSNAKEIQQGNGKVGSSEEKEKENGTAIINGLGTSNAKEIQQGNGKVSVVGSSEEKEKENGAAIINGVGTSNVKEIQQGNGKVGSSEEKEKENGAAIINGVGTSNVKEIQQGNGKVGSSEEKENGAAIINGVRTSNVKEIQQGNGKVGSSEEKENGAAIINGVGTSNVKKIQQGNGKVGSSKENGIAINNGVGTSKVKEIQQGNGKVAVVGSSEEKEKENGTAINNGVGTSKVMEIQHSKSKGVVVDLCEEEDEDEEVGTALIQRRQVMRNTDPSHAQVRMQVDVIQLPKDDKDRVEDIIRRSLEKCMAVEAEEPQIQMRGSSSGIVDLVEPLNFKLKWFI; from the exons GAAACGGAATTCCCTGTTCCTAATCGGATGGAATCCGAACTCATAAAGGAATACTTTGAAACTGAATCTCGATTCATTGCTGTTAGGAGCTACTACCAAATTTATCAGAACGTTCTTATACGGAAGGATGCTGTTTCAATAATCGCCAGG GTCTCGAGGAGAATTGATTCTGATACATATATTCCGTATCTTGCTATGAACTACTTTGATCGCCTCTGTTCAAGGAACACAAATATCATGAAG GATAAGGACGTGGAAGGTCGTAGTGCTGAGGAAAGATTTCGATTGATTGCAATGGGTTGTCTCACCATATCTGCCAAGATGAGGACAAAAAACTTCTCTGTTGATCAGCTTTTG AGCGCCATGAAATCCAGGAAAGGGAATATAACTCATCAGATGGTAAAGAAAGTGGAGAATCTCATTCTTGATGAACTTAATTGGAAAATGCTACCGGTGACTGCCTTCTGCTTTCTGAATCACTATTACCCTTACTTCAAAGAATTCGGTGGCTTTAGACGTCGTTGCATCAATGAGATCATAGTTCAAGCTCAGGGAG AACACACATTTATTAGATACACACCTTCTCAGATTGCATTGTCCGCGTTTATGGCTGCTTCCAAAATTGCATACCCCTCAAAATATGACAAAATACAAAATCCTTCTAACTTTCACAAGATTGACAATGAA GAGCTGGTGAAGAAATGTTCGGATCAGATGGTAGATCTTTGCGATAGATGGAACATCCATATTGAGCCTGCTGAATCAGGAATTGGCTCCCCATGTAATAAAGTAATTTTGCTAGGACCCCCAGAGGAAACCAAAGAAGTTGGAACTTCAAAGGTAAAGGAAATCCAACAAAGAAATAGCATGGCTGTGGTGGGGGATTCAAGCAAGAGCAATGCTGCTGTGGTGAATTCATGTGAGGAAGAAGAAAAACAAAATGGAACTGCGATAATCAACGGGTTTGGAACTTCAAATGCAAAGGAAATCCAACAAGGCAATGGCAAGGTGGGTTCAAGtgaagaaaaagaaaaggaaaatgGGACTGCGATAATCAACGGGCTTGGAACTTCAAATGCAAAGGAAATCCAACAAGGCAATGGCAAG GTATCTGTGGTGGGTTCAAGtgaagaaaaagaaaaggaaaatgGGGCTGCGATAATCAATGGGGTTGGAACTTCAAATGTAAAGGAAATCCAACAAGGCAATGGCAAGGTGGGTTCAAGtgaagaaaaagaaaaggaaaatgGGGCTGCGATAATCAATGGGGTTGGAACTTCAAATGTAAAGGAAATCCAACAAGGCAATGGCAAGGTGGGTTCAAGTGAAGAAAAAGAAAATGGGGCTGCGATAATCAATGGGGTTAGAACTTCAAATGTAAAGGAAATCCAACAAGGCAATGGCAAGGTGGGTTCAAGTGAAGAAAAAGAAAATGGGGCTGCGATAATCAATGGGGTTGGAACTTCAAATGTAAAGAAAATCCAACAAGGCAATGGCAAGGTGGGTTCAAGTAAGGAAAATGGGATTGCGATAAACAATGGGGTTGGAACTTCAAAGGTAAAGGAAATCCAACAAGGCAATGGCAAGGTGGCTGTGGTGGGTTCAAGtgaagaaaaagaaaaggaaaacGGGACTGCGATAAACAACGGGGTTGGAACTTCAAAGGTAATGGAAATCCAACACAGCAAGAGCAAGGGTGTGGTGGTGGATTTAtgtgaagaagaagatgaagatgaagaagtTGGGACTGCGTTAATCCAGCGAAGACAAGTCATGAGAAACACAGATCCTTCTCATGCGCAGGTGCGCATGCAGGTGGATGTGATCCAACTCCCGAAAGATGATAAAGACAGGGTTGAGGATATAATCCGACGATCACTGGAAAAGTGCATGGCAGTAGAGGCTGAAGAGCCACAGATACAGATGAGGGGGTCAAGTTCAGGGATTGTAGATCTTGTTGAACCATTGAACTTTAAGCTGAAGTGGTTCATTTGA
- the LOC127086423 gene encoding uncharacterized protein LOC127086423 isoform X5 — translation MDSETEFPVPNRMESELIKEYFETESRFIAVRSYYQIYQNVLIRKDAVSIIARVSRRIDSDTYIPYLAMNYFDRLCSRNTNIMKDKDVEGRSAEERFRLIAMGCLTISAKMRTKNFSVDQLLSAMKSRKGNITHQMVKKVENLILDELNWKMLPVTAFCFLNHYYPYFKEFGGFRRRCINEIIVQAQGEHTFIRYTPSQIALSAFMAASKIAYPSKYDKIQNPSNFHKIDNEELVKKCSDQMVDLCDRWNIHIEPAESGIGSPCNKVILLGPPEETKEVGTSKVKEIQQRNSMAVVGDSSKSNAAVVNSCEEEEKQNGTAIINGFGTSNAKEIQQGNGKVSVVGSSEEKEKENGAAIINGVGTSNVKEIQQGNGKVGSSEEKEKENGAAIINGVGTSNVKEIQQGNGKVGSSEEKENGAAIINGVRTSNVKEIQQGNGKVGSSEEKENGAAIINGVGTSNVKKIQQGNGKVGSSKENGIAINNGVGTSKVKEIQQGNGKVAVVGSSEEKEKENGTAINNGVGTSKVMEIQHSKSKGVVVDLCEEEDEDEEVGTALIQRRQVMRNTDPSHAQVRMQVDVIQLPKDDKDRVEDIIRRSLEKCMAVEAEEPQIQMRGSSSGIVDLVEPLNFKLKWFI, via the exons GAAACGGAATTCCCTGTTCCTAATCGGATGGAATCCGAACTCATAAAGGAATACTTTGAAACTGAATCTCGATTCATTGCTGTTAGGAGCTACTACCAAATTTATCAGAACGTTCTTATACGGAAGGATGCTGTTTCAATAATCGCCAGG GTCTCGAGGAGAATTGATTCTGATACATATATTCCGTATCTTGCTATGAACTACTTTGATCGCCTCTGTTCAAGGAACACAAATATCATGAAG GATAAGGACGTGGAAGGTCGTAGTGCTGAGGAAAGATTTCGATTGATTGCAATGGGTTGTCTCACCATATCTGCCAAGATGAGGACAAAAAACTTCTCTGTTGATCAGCTTTTG AGCGCCATGAAATCCAGGAAAGGGAATATAACTCATCAGATGGTAAAGAAAGTGGAGAATCTCATTCTTGATGAACTTAATTGGAAAATGCTACCGGTGACTGCCTTCTGCTTTCTGAATCACTATTACCCTTACTTCAAAGAATTCGGTGGCTTTAGACGTCGTTGCATCAATGAGATCATAGTTCAAGCTCAGGGAG AACACACATTTATTAGATACACACCTTCTCAGATTGCATTGTCCGCGTTTATGGCTGCTTCCAAAATTGCATACCCCTCAAAATATGACAAAATACAAAATCCTTCTAACTTTCACAAGATTGACAATGAA GAGCTGGTGAAGAAATGTTCGGATCAGATGGTAGATCTTTGCGATAGATGGAACATCCATATTGAGCCTGCTGAATCAGGAATTGGCTCCCCATGTAATAAAGTAATTTTGCTAGGACCCCCAGAGGAAACCAAAGAAGTTGGAACTTCAAAGGTAAAGGAAATCCAACAAAGAAATAGCATGGCTGTGGTGGGGGATTCAAGCAAGAGCAATGCTGCTGTGGTGAATTCATGTGAGGAAGAAGAAAAACAAAATGGAACTGCGATAATCAACGGGTTTGGAACTTCAAATGCAAAGGAAATCCAACAAGGCAATGGCAAG GTATCTGTGGTGGGTTCAAGtgaagaaaaagaaaaggaaaatgGGGCTGCGATAATCAATGGGGTTGGAACTTCAAATGTAAAGGAAATCCAACAAGGCAATGGCAAGGTGGGTTCAAGtgaagaaaaagaaaaggaaaatgGGGCTGCGATAATCAATGGGGTTGGAACTTCAAATGTAAAGGAAATCCAACAAGGCAATGGCAAGGTGGGTTCAAGTGAAGAAAAAGAAAATGGGGCTGCGATAATCAATGGGGTTAGAACTTCAAATGTAAAGGAAATCCAACAAGGCAATGGCAAGGTGGGTTCAAGTGAAGAAAAAGAAAATGGGGCTGCGATAATCAATGGGGTTGGAACTTCAAATGTAAAGAAAATCCAACAAGGCAATGGCAAGGTGGGTTCAAGTAAGGAAAATGGGATTGCGATAAACAATGGGGTTGGAACTTCAAAGGTAAAGGAAATCCAACAAGGCAATGGCAAGGTGGCTGTGGTGGGTTCAAGtgaagaaaaagaaaaggaaaacGGGACTGCGATAAACAACGGGGTTGGAACTTCAAAGGTAATGGAAATCCAACACAGCAAGAGCAAGGGTGTGGTGGTGGATTTAtgtgaagaagaagatgaagatgaagaagtTGGGACTGCGTTAATCCAGCGAAGACAAGTCATGAGAAACACAGATCCTTCTCATGCGCAGGTGCGCATGCAGGTGGATGTGATCCAACTCCCGAAAGATGATAAAGACAGGGTTGAGGATATAATCCGACGATCACTGGAAAAGTGCATGGCAGTAGAGGCTGAAGAGCCACAGATACAGATGAGGGGGTCAAGTTCAGGGATTGTAGATCTTGTTGAACCATTGAACTTTAAGCTGAAGTGGTTCATTTGA